From Sporosarcina sp. Te-1, the proteins below share one genomic window:
- a CDS encoding transglycosylase domain-containing protein, whose protein sequence is MEHKQQQKRLQAGKKRSNLKKPIRIIFYGMLILVVCGLVIFNLLISTSDVSKLEEPEPRPTFIYDQNGEIVSKISNSNIEGVSLDQIPKELMEAVISVEDQRFYKHSGINYFGIARALTQNLFKGKVVAGGSTITQQLSKNAFLSNERTYSRKFKELILTKKIERTYSKDEIMERYLNQIYFGDGAWGVQRAAQVYFGKDVSQLTLSECATLAGLIKAPSQLSPNKNMEKSVERRNLVLSLMKGEKYISQAEYDEAIEQEIVLADSTMPDYKGKYPYYIDHIMEEAINKYHLTKNEVLSGGLHITTTLNPVIQDALEEVYKDDRYFPESKPDQLIQSASVFIDPKTGGISALIGGRGEYTYGRFNHATQLIRQPGSSLKPLAVYTAALEQGYQISDLLVDEPININGYSPRNFDKKYRGRVTMYDAVAHSYNIPPVWLLHQIGIEKGVSAVEKFGIPLEKEDHNLGLALGGLHKGTSPLRMAQAFSTFANNGAMMEAHAIVEIKDSEGKVLGKWREQSVDVTEAEVAQQMTYMLQGAAEVGTAKKAQISGMEVAGKTGTTQLPFTGVDGSKDHWFVGYSPDIVGAVWLGYDQTDSEHYLTSTSSFTVPAIFGQVLSRSTSELPTKKFDLPLIAKHKKDLEKQKGKMKEKELKQKQQQEKVKKKQGKKEEKERKKREKEREKRLKKEEKEKKKRERGKGKEKGHKPRKNND, encoded by the coding sequence ATGGAACATAAGCAGCAACAGAAACGATTACAAGCGGGAAAGAAAAGGTCTAACCTAAAAAAGCCGATCCGTATCATATTCTACGGAATGCTCATTTTGGTCGTTTGTGGATTGGTGATCTTTAATCTGTTAATTTCAACGAGTGATGTAAGTAAACTGGAGGAACCGGAACCAAGGCCGACATTCATTTATGATCAAAACGGAGAGATCGTTAGTAAAATATCGAATTCCAACATAGAAGGAGTTTCTCTAGACCAAATTCCAAAAGAGCTAATGGAAGCCGTAATTTCTGTTGAAGATCAACGATTTTACAAACATAGCGGGATTAATTATTTCGGGATTGCACGCGCATTGACCCAAAACCTGTTCAAAGGTAAAGTCGTGGCTGGTGGCAGTACGATTACGCAACAGTTATCCAAAAACGCATTTTTATCAAATGAACGAACGTACTCTCGTAAATTCAAAGAATTGATTCTTACGAAAAAGATTGAGAGAACGTATTCAAAAGATGAGATTATGGAACGCTATTTGAACCAAATTTATTTTGGAGATGGAGCATGGGGTGTCCAACGTGCTGCGCAAGTCTATTTTGGTAAAGATGTAAGCCAATTAACGCTAAGCGAATGTGCTACATTAGCCGGATTAATAAAAGCGCCTTCCCAATTATCCCCGAACAAAAATATGGAGAAATCGGTGGAACGACGCAACCTTGTTTTATCGCTAATGAAAGGTGAAAAGTACATTAGTCAAGCGGAATACGATGAAGCGATTGAGCAAGAAATTGTATTAGCCGATTCAACTATGCCGGATTATAAAGGGAAATATCCTTATTATATAGACCATATTATGGAAGAGGCGATTAACAAGTATCATCTTACGAAAAATGAAGTATTATCTGGCGGACTACATATTACTACGACGTTAAATCCTGTTATCCAAGACGCCCTTGAAGAAGTTTATAAGGATGATCGATATTTTCCTGAAAGCAAGCCCGATCAACTCATTCAAAGCGCCTCCGTCTTCATAGATCCTAAAACGGGTGGAATTAGTGCGTTGATTGGAGGCAGAGGGGAATATACGTATGGCCGCTTTAATCATGCGACCCAGCTCATTAGACAGCCGGGATCGTCCTTGAAGCCGCTTGCAGTCTATACCGCTGCATTGGAGCAAGGCTATCAAATTTCGGATTTGCTTGTTGATGAACCAATCAACATAAATGGATATTCTCCGAGAAATTTCGATAAGAAATATAGAGGGCGGGTGACAATGTACGATGCAGTCGCTCATTCGTATAATATTCCTCCCGTCTGGCTCTTACATCAAATCGGAATCGAAAAAGGTGTGAGCGCTGTAGAAAAGTTCGGAATTCCATTGGAAAAGGAGGATCATAATCTAGGCCTCGCATTAGGGGGCTTGCATAAAGGGACGTCTCCCTTGCGGATGGCTCAAGCTTTTTCTACTTTTGCGAATAATGGGGCCATGATGGAAGCCCATGCGATTGTAGAAATCAAGGATTCAGAAGGCAAAGTCCTTGGAAAGTGGCGTGAGCAGTCGGTAGACGTAACAGAAGCGGAAGTAGCCCAGCAAATGACCTATATGCTACAAGGCGCTGCCGAAGTGGGGACGGCCAAGAAAGCACAAATTTCAGGGATGGAAGTAGCGGGGAAGACGGGCACAACCCAGCTGCCATTTACAGGCGTAGACGGTTCAAAGGATCATTGGTTCGTTGGTTATTCACCGGATATCGTGGGTGCGGTTTGGCTAGGCTATGATCAAACGGATTCCGAGCATTACTTAACATCAACTAGCAGTTTCACAGTGCCGGCTATATTCGGACAAGTCCTGTCAAGGTCGACTAGTGAATTGCCTACGAAGAAATTTGATTTGCCATTAATCGCGAAACATAAAAAAGATCTCGAGAAGCAGAAAGGGAAGATGAAGGAGAAAGAGCTAAAACAAAAACAGCAACAAGAAAAAGTGAAAAAGAAACAGGGGAAGAAAGAGGAGAAAGAACGGAAAAAAAGAGAAAAGGAGAGGGAAAAGAGGCTGAAGAAAGAAGAGAAAGAAAAGAAGAAGCGAGAGAGAGGGAAAGGAAAAGAGAAAGGACATAAGCCGAGGAAAAATAATGATTGA
- a CDS encoding LexA family transcriptional regulator: protein MRNIFGKNLKYLRERKGLEQAELAQLLGRKSGSSVSEWEKGTYEPKSGLLADISKIFNVSLHDLMDKDLTIPSNLVHISPNTIRIPILGIIACGDPILAEDNIKGYRYESPDDLPSGTLYYLEAKGNSMEPTIPDGSHVLIREQPEVEYGEIAAVLVNGNTEATLKRVRKQGKMIMLMPDNPAHEPFIITEDNPARIIGKAVEVKYKL, encoded by the coding sequence ATGAGAAACATTTTCGGGAAAAATTTAAAATATCTAAGAGAACGAAAGGGTTTAGAACAAGCGGAACTCGCACAATTACTCGGTAGAAAAAGCGGATCATCTGTGAGCGAATGGGAAAAAGGTACTTATGAGCCAAAATCAGGTTTACTGGCAGACATCTCAAAAATATTTAATGTTTCTTTGCACGATCTAATGGACAAAGATTTAACAATTCCTTCTAACCTCGTTCATATATCTCCTAACACTATTCGCATTCCAATTCTAGGTATCATTGCTTGCGGAGACCCTATACTTGCCGAAGATAACATTAAAGGTTATCGGTACGAATCGCCGGACGACTTGCCAAGTGGAACGCTATATTATTTAGAGGCTAAAGGAAACAGCATGGAGCCAACTATTCCAGATGGTTCACATGTTCTTATTCGCGAACAACCTGAAGTGGAGTATGGCGAAATTGCAGCGGTACTAGTAAATGGCAATACAGAGGCCACACTAAAACGTGTTCGGAAACAAGGAAAAATGATTATGCTTATGCCGGATAATCCTGCTCATGAGCCATTTATAATTACCGAGGACAATCCAGCACGAATAATAGGTAAAGCCGTAGAAGTGAAATACAAACTTTGA
- a CDS encoding major tail protein: MTGNKVNFGLKNVHIAPFEMVGETITYETPYRIPGAVSLTLEPRGEMTEFYADNVLYYSSSSNDGYDGTLSIATIPEQFAIDALGEEKDVDDGVLTERADAKHKSFALLFEFEGDVKATRHVLYNCSANRPTVSGETTTNTHEPQANELTFVASARQTDYAVKTKTTAETSPAIYDAWYTKVYDKKAPVGV; this comes from the coding sequence ATGACAGGAAACAAAGTAAATTTTGGATTAAAAAATGTCCATATTGCACCTTTTGAAATGGTCGGTGAAACAATCACTTATGAGACACCGTATAGAATTCCAGGAGCTGTATCACTTACATTAGAGCCGAGAGGAGAAATGACTGAGTTTTACGCTGATAATGTGCTTTACTATTCATCTTCTTCGAATGATGGGTATGATGGGACTCTCTCGATTGCAACAATACCTGAGCAATTCGCAATTGATGCATTAGGTGAAGAGAAAGACGTGGATGATGGAGTATTGACGGAAAGAGCAGATGCGAAGCATAAATCGTTTGCTCTTTTGTTCGAGTTTGAGGGAGATGTTAAAGCAACTCGACATGTTCTTTACAACTGTTCCGCAAATCGTCCTACGGTATCGGGTGAAACAACTACAAATACGCATGAGCCACAGGCTAATGAATTAACTTTCGTTGCATCAGCTCGTCAAACAGATTATGCAGTTAAAACGAAAACAACTGCAGAGACATCACCCGCCATTTATGATGCTTGGTATACGAAAGTTTACGACAAAAAAGCACCTGTGGGGGTTTGA
- a CDS encoding phage tail tape measure protein, which yields MSKSIMEITINQNGEMKELEKALMDVNLKARELQNELRAVERALKFSPGNTEIAAQKQQVLAEQVEITTEKLRRLNEVQTDIDKQFAEGKINDEQYRAFQREVIETESKLKQFEEQLVSSQSKLIAFSETTAGAGEKFMNAGANVTSAGELLTSKVTAPLLEIGATAAKVGSNFESSMSKMQSVTGASGEELVQLTEKVHEMGATTQFSATEAAEALSYMAMNGWNTSDMLLGIESVLTLASATGENFAHTADIISDNLTAFGLKTADSAQFADVLAAASLNANSNILTFGESLKYVAPLAGSMGYSAEDISIALGLMTKSGIDATQAGSTLNTMISNMSRPTDAMANSMKELGISLTDSSGKVKPFETVLDELRASFGSLTETQQDQYAATLFGEEAMAGALAIINASEEDYYNLANAINDAEGSAQKMASTMTDNLQGRVSDVQGALELAAISIYENLQPALGKIVDFIKSLVDWFNNLSPAAQNTIVIMAGIATAIGPILVNIGTLISAIGAVFAAFTTVSGAIAVVTTGAAAATPAIGALAAVFSALTGPIGIAVAAIAALTIGGIALYDHLKEDAIPQIDRFGEGVSEATQQALGGFFDLSDGASQSLADMSMRGAEVTDEMASEMIAKYDEMNSQIVQGLEDNHQQRMDSMKNFFLNSSVLTDDEEAAILQKQQNAHDLQILSQESKNKRIQEIMQQAAKENRELTQAEADEINNINKSMNENAVQALSASEVEQKIIMERLKETAGDLSARQAAEVVQNSAKQRDGAVKEANAQFDETLAHIIRMRDETGDISAETADKLIAEAKKQRDESVKHAINMHAEVVDQAQKQAGDHINKVDWETGEILSKWDVFKNKTKEIFTTIGSSIKEIWDTVWNWTKEKVESIVTAAISGFVSLVVGIKDKMTEVVETVTSFWGNAQEFLTNINLLQIGKDIIQGLINGISQMADKVSEKVKGLADSIPDWIKRVLGIHSPSRVMMKLGEEIGKGLAVGIETTDKQVLRATDSIAATVEDGFTMAMQKIANQAEQVADRTKYAAEKIQNSYSNLTSGPNVLIRAVTELENNASKLSIQNVGKENMYGMYDGLDTVRGLLISQAQSIAEEVSFTISKALQIKSPFHVNKKIGEQLGAGTKAGIESMLNDIKRVSGRMGNLVVPTLPNFYSSTFGNSIRSATISNNVHPAPVINQQVVINSPEPTSPSDNARYLRRTAQELGLAFSLGVR from the coding sequence ATGTCAAAAAGTATAATGGAAATAACAATTAATCAAAATGGAGAAATGAAAGAGTTAGAGAAAGCTTTGATGGACGTTAACTTGAAAGCACGTGAACTACAGAACGAATTGCGTGCTGTTGAGCGAGCACTAAAATTCAGTCCGGGTAATACGGAAATTGCTGCGCAAAAACAACAAGTATTAGCAGAGCAAGTTGAAATTACAACTGAGAAATTAAGACGCCTCAACGAGGTACAAACTGATATTGACAAGCAATTTGCAGAAGGGAAAATAAATGACGAACAATATCGTGCATTCCAACGCGAGGTTATTGAAACAGAATCAAAGCTTAAGCAATTTGAGGAACAGCTGGTCTCTTCCCAATCCAAATTAATTGCCTTTAGTGAAACCACTGCTGGAGCTGGGGAGAAATTTATGAACGCTGGTGCAAATGTGACTTCAGCGGGTGAATTGCTCACTTCAAAAGTAACTGCTCCTCTCTTGGAAATAGGAGCTACGGCTGCAAAAGTTGGTAGTAATTTCGAATCAAGTATGTCTAAAATGCAATCCGTTACGGGTGCATCTGGTGAAGAACTAGTTCAACTTACAGAAAAAGTGCATGAAATGGGTGCGACTACCCAATTCAGTGCAACTGAAGCAGCAGAGGCACTTTCATATATGGCCATGAATGGTTGGAATACAAGTGATATGTTATTAGGCATTGAAAGTGTTCTGACGCTAGCCTCTGCAACTGGTGAAAATTTTGCACATACGGCCGACATCATATCAGACAATCTAACTGCATTTGGTTTGAAGACGGCTGACAGTGCTCAATTTGCAGACGTTTTGGCAGCGGCATCATTGAATGCAAACTCAAACATTTTAACATTTGGCGAATCCCTTAAATACGTTGCACCCTTGGCTGGATCCATGGGTTACTCAGCAGAAGATATTTCCATCGCATTAGGCTTAATGACCAAGTCGGGCATAGACGCGACGCAAGCTGGTTCAACTCTTAATACAATGATTTCCAATATGTCCAGACCAACAGATGCCATGGCGAATTCTATGAAAGAACTCGGTATTTCTCTCACTGATTCATCGGGTAAAGTAAAACCGTTTGAAACCGTTTTGGATGAACTACGAGCATCTTTTGGCAGCCTGACAGAGACACAACAGGATCAATACGCAGCAACTCTCTTTGGCGAAGAAGCCATGGCCGGAGCGCTTGCAATCATCAATGCATCGGAAGAGGACTATTATAATTTGGCAAATGCTATTAATGATGCTGAAGGCTCTGCACAGAAAATGGCAAGTACAATGACAGATAATCTTCAAGGCCGAGTCTCAGATGTGCAAGGTGCGCTTGAATTAGCAGCTATATCAATTTACGAAAATTTGCAGCCGGCATTAGGAAAAATAGTTGATTTTATCAAGTCATTGGTTGATTGGTTTAACAATCTATCACCCGCCGCTCAAAATACAATTGTAATAATGGCGGGAATAGCTACAGCAATTGGTCCTATTTTAGTGAATATTGGAACCCTAATATCAGCTATTGGAGCAGTTTTTGCTGCATTTACTACCGTCAGTGGAGCGATAGCAGTTGTGACGACCGGCGCTGCAGCGGCAACCCCAGCCATCGGGGCATTGGCTGCAGTATTCAGTGCTTTGACTGGGCCAATCGGTATTGCCGTTGCAGCGATAGCAGCATTAACGATTGGTGGCATTGCACTCTATGATCATTTAAAAGAGGACGCCATTCCACAAATAGACCGATTTGGTGAAGGAGTGTCCGAAGCAACACAACAAGCACTCGGTGGTTTTTTTGATTTGTCAGATGGAGCCTCGCAATCACTTGCAGATATGAGCATGCGTGGAGCCGAGGTTACAGATGAAATGGCTAGTGAAATGATAGCCAAGTATGATGAAATGAACAGCCAAATAGTTCAGGGTCTGGAAGATAATCATCAACAACGTATGGATTCTATGAAGAATTTTTTTCTAAACTCAAGTGTTCTAACAGATGATGAGGAAGCGGCCATTCTACAGAAACAGCAAAACGCTCATGACTTGCAAATACTTTCTCAGGAATCAAAAAATAAGCGTATACAAGAAATCATGCAACAGGCTGCTAAAGAAAATCGAGAACTAACTCAGGCCGAAGCTGATGAAATCAATAATATTAATAAGTCAATGAATGAGAATGCAGTACAAGCTTTGTCAGCTAGTGAAGTCGAACAGAAAATAATAATGGAACGATTAAAGGAAACTGCTGGAGATTTGTCGGCACGGCAAGCGGCGGAAGTAGTTCAGAACTCTGCCAAACAACGTGACGGTGCTGTGAAAGAAGCAAATGCACAATTCGACGAAACTCTTGCTCATATCATTCGTATGCGTGACGAAACGGGTGATATCAGTGCGGAAACTGCTGATAAGCTAATTGCAGAAGCCAAGAAACAGAGAGACGAATCAGTGAAGCATGCAATAAATATGCATGCAGAAGTTGTGGATCAGGCGCAAAAGCAAGCAGGTGACCACATTAACAAGGTGGACTGGGAAACAGGAGAAATCTTATCCAAGTGGGACGTTTTCAAAAATAAAACGAAGGAGATATTTACTACTATCGGTTCAAGTATTAAAGAGATATGGGATACCGTCTGGAATTGGACAAAAGAAAAAGTTGAAAGTATTGTAACAGCGGCTATTTCCGGATTCGTATCCCTTGTGGTTGGAATCAAGGATAAGATGACGGAAGTAGTTGAAACAGTAACGAGCTTTTGGGGCAATGCTCAAGAGTTTTTAACAAATATTAATTTGTTGCAGATCGGGAAGGATATAATCCAAGGTTTGATTAATGGTATAAGTCAGATGGCCGATAAAGTTTCAGAGAAAGTTAAAGGATTAGCTGATAGTATTCCAGATTGGATTAAGAGAGTTCTCGGTATCCACTCGCCTTCTAGGGTTATGATGAAACTTGGTGAGGAGATTGGAAAAGGTCTTGCGGTAGGTATTGAAACTACTGATAAACAAGTTTTAAGGGCTACGGACAGCATTGCTGCTACTGTAGAAGATGGTTTCACAATGGCTATGCAGAAGATAGCCAATCAGGCTGAACAAGTTGCTGACAGGACAAAATATGCAGCTGAGAAAATCCAAAATTCATATAGCAACTTAACTTCTGGCCCTAACGTATTGATCCGGGCTGTTACAGAACTAGAGAATAATGCTTCAAAGTTGAGTATACAGAATGTTGGTAAAGAAAATATGTACGGTATGTATGATGGTCTTGACACGGTACGAGGTTTGTTAATATCTCAAGCTCAATCTATTGCTGAAGAAGTAAGTTTTACAATCAGTAAAGCACTTCAAATTAAATCTCCGTTCCATGTCAACAAGAAGATTGGGGAGCAGCTTGGCGCAGGAACTAAAGCTGGCATAGAAAGTATGCTTAATGACATCAAACGAGTCTCAGGGCGGATGGGTAATCTAGTAGTCCCGACCTTGCCAAACTTTTATTCTAGTACATTTGGGAACTCAATTCGTTCCGCAACAATATCAAATAATGTTCACCCTGCTCCAGTAATCAATCAGCAAGTTGTTATTAATAGTCCTGAACCGACAAGCCCATCAGACAATGCAAGATATTTACGGCGCACGGCGCAAGAACTAGGACTAGCTTTTTCATTAGGAGTGAGGTGA
- a CDS encoding phage tail domain-containing protein, translated as MREKLTITNTNGDTVELSHRPPFLLTKIEGLGDVDADVQMSRAPFQDGATHVDTLLEPRYISIQVSILSDSREDLFAFREHLTNVLNPKYSLTVTYENGWVSRQISAISEHVPKYPADNRGLRYQIALANLVCPSPFWQDINPTNIKLEDYVSGFRFPFHFPVRFATRGDTRLLVNVGHAPAPVKITFRGESINPTITKVGADEFIRVKKTIPQGYALEITTDINERAVRIIAPDGIVTNAMGYIDQKSTFFSLDIGENKLSFITEGGKPDVYVEYRNLYLGV; from the coding sequence ATGCGAGAAAAATTAACAATTACTAATACAAACGGTGATACGGTGGAACTTAGCCATCGTCCACCGTTTTTATTAACTAAAATCGAAGGACTTGGCGATGTGGATGCAGATGTGCAAATGTCCAGAGCCCCTTTCCAAGATGGAGCTACACATGTCGATACATTGCTTGAGCCACGGTATATTTCCATACAGGTGTCTATTCTTTCTGACAGCCGTGAAGATTTGTTTGCATTTCGAGAGCATTTGACAAATGTACTTAACCCAAAGTACTCGTTAACAGTAACCTATGAAAATGGATGGGTATCTCGGCAAATCAGTGCTATTAGTGAGCATGTTCCGAAATATCCAGCAGATAACCGAGGATTAAGGTATCAAATAGCGCTGGCTAATCTAGTCTGTCCAAGTCCATTTTGGCAGGATATTAATCCGACAAATATAAAACTCGAGGACTATGTATCTGGTTTTCGCTTTCCTTTCCATTTCCCGGTTCGATTTGCAACACGGGGGGATACAAGATTACTTGTTAATGTAGGCCACGCACCGGCACCAGTCAAGATTACTTTCCGTGGGGAATCAATCAATCCGACAATCACTAAAGTGGGTGCAGACGAATTTATAAGAGTGAAAAAAACAATACCGCAAGGCTATGCATTGGAGATAACTACAGATATTAATGAGAGGGCAGTTCGAATTATAGCGCCAGACGGAATAGTGACAAATGCAATGGGATACATTGATCAGAAGAGTACATTTTTTTCACTTGATATAGGTGAAAACAAGCTTTCATTTATCACGGAGGGTGGAAAGCCGGATGTTTATGTGGAATATCGAAATTTGTATCTAGGGGTCTAA
- a CDS encoding tail fiber protein has protein sequence MTEEFGFFDPVEVAPEVFDREYNAQQFTNYFKALITTGILKGAGKELKVTANDSNMITEIDTGIAFIEGRYYSNTSQLAHTHETETLGKDRIDRVVVQLNLDDRLVKTYIKKGIASATPIAPALTRNKTIYEISLAQVKVIGGQTYIKTDNVRDERGDKALCPYAGSEILPNFNDAILANLVEQVESLFRLVQDDDKGSAFELETGTNLNTLTKSGFYRVGYSTSPISGLPAGTYMIMVVRNKTVSPEGNSPVIQMFIGENVELGKIFVRIRNSIGVWSVVKTVGGDVSDASLTHKGIVQLTNSFTSTSQALALTQYAGYTLNNAINTLSNKLLSSQLALGQGASASGSASTAVGTSSKATGTYAAAYGLGANAGTYSTALGALTDASQTGSVALGYQAHASMYSDGKLGVGINATGPWNWLIPGQLHVAGSKNFQIPHPKPLKKETHIIRHGAVESPTAGDTLYRYSVDIVDDIAIIKMNGMNDTFTAPIERADDTYVIRIALPDYWIYLNIHDQVFVSPSRHFGMGFGEIDWEAEQLILTLQSRKSYHVLLLGTRNDDDVQIWHVKGIERELGETWLGETYVIDDLELDETTELEEEI, from the coding sequence ATGACAGAAGAATTTGGTTTTTTTGATCCTGTAGAAGTTGCTCCAGAGGTTTTTGATCGGGAATACAACGCACAACAATTTACAAACTATTTTAAAGCATTGATAACGACGGGCATTTTGAAAGGTGCAGGAAAAGAACTAAAGGTAACTGCAAACGATAGTAATATGATAACCGAAATTGATACCGGCATAGCTTTTATTGAGGGAAGGTACTATTCAAATACGTCTCAACTTGCACATACTCATGAAACAGAAACATTAGGAAAAGACCGTATAGACCGAGTTGTTGTACAACTCAATTTGGATGATAGGTTGGTAAAAACATATATTAAAAAGGGGATAGCTTCAGCAACACCGATTGCTCCAGCATTGACTAGAAACAAAACAATATATGAGATCTCGTTAGCCCAAGTAAAAGTGATTGGCGGGCAAACATATATAAAAACAGATAATGTGAGAGATGAGCGGGGCGATAAGGCTTTATGTCCGTATGCAGGGTCAGAAATTCTCCCAAACTTCAATGACGCGATTTTGGCTAACTTAGTAGAACAAGTAGAAAGTCTCTTTAGGTTAGTGCAGGATGATGACAAAGGGTCAGCTTTTGAATTGGAAACTGGTACAAACTTGAATACTCTCACTAAATCAGGGTTCTATAGAGTGGGCTATTCCACCTCTCCAATTTCAGGTCTCCCGGCAGGGACTTATATGATAATGGTAGTTAGAAATAAGACTGTTTCACCTGAAGGAAATTCACCGGTGATTCAAATGTTCATTGGAGAGAATGTTGAACTTGGTAAAATATTTGTCAGGATAAGAAACTCAATAGGTGTATGGTCGGTCGTTAAAACTGTGGGTGGAGACGTTTCGGATGCCAGTTTAACCCATAAAGGAATTGTGCAATTAACAAACTCATTTACGTCAACTTCACAAGCACTTGCTTTGACGCAATACGCAGGTTATACGCTGAATAATGCAATTAATACACTATCAAACAAATTGTTAAGTAGCCAGTTAGCTCTTGGTCAAGGTGCTTCCGCAAGTGGATCTGCTTCCACAGCTGTGGGAACGTCATCCAAGGCTACGGGGACATACGCCGCAGCGTATGGACTGGGGGCAAACGCTGGTACGTATAGTACCGCACTTGGAGCCTTAACGGATGCATCTCAAACAGGATCGGTCGCATTAGGTTATCAAGCACATGCCTCTATGTATAGCGATGGCAAACTAGGAGTTGGTATTAATGCAACTGGTCCATGGAATTGGTTAATACCGGGACAATTGCATGTAGCTGGTTCCAAAAATTTTCAAATCCCCCATCCGAAACCATTGAAGAAAGAGACACACATAATTAGACATGGTGCCGTAGAGTCACCTACAGCTGGTGATACCCTCTATAGATATTCAGTTGATATCGTGGATGATATAGCTATTATAAAAATGAATGGGATGAATGATACCTTTACTGCACCAATTGAGAGAGCGGATGACACATATGTAATTAGAATTGCTTTACCGGACTATTGGATATATTTGAATATTCATGATCAGGTTTTCGTAAGTCCATCTAGGCATTTTGGAATGGGTTTTGGCGAAATAGATTGGGAAGCCGAACAGTTAATACTCACTCTGCAAAGCCGTAAGTCATATCATGTTTTGTTGCTAGGTACTCGAAATGATGATGATGTGCAAATTTGGCATGTTAAAGGTATAGAACGGGAGTTGGGCGAAACATGGCTCGGAGAAACATATGTAATTGATGATTTAGAACTAGATGAAACGACGGAATTAGAGGAGGAAATATAA